A genomic segment from Dasypus novemcinctus isolate mDasNov1 chromosome X, mDasNov1.1.hap2, whole genome shotgun sequence encodes:
- the MAGEE2 gene encoding LOW QUALITY PROTEIN: melanoma-associated antigen E2 (The sequence of the model RefSeq protein was modified relative to this genomic sequence to represent the inferred CDS: inserted 5 bases in 4 codons; substituted 7 bases at 7 genomic stop codons) translates to MEPQGASAYQAAWIANNLEVLIDEQFRHLGALKVHDPPEDXPIALVNFTQMKSQIXGSIQQTDMMEXLKEYSDQFPEILRRASVHLDXVFGXLDLQAHTXKLMSKQGPQIINLMAESLVMPKEDLLALVLGHFLLKGNLARNASTCDLLLKADVLDEPQRINDLFGNTRNLLPTDFLCTQFLEYWPVHETNPLESQFLWGSRGLKEITKMGTLKFVAEAHYGEPWNWPEAYSRGLETDKVKEISQVXGLEFWSEDIMNDKANDMVQLSINATEELHPIHXNELLAYTGKEFEDMFLNILIRAALIHSLFYGFSLIEVDISEHIYFFVQQPEXEEEKVMLENLGIPTKEFVMLTLGLIFLMGYRVKEVNIWNLLQRFGVDVGRKHAITCKLMRQHYLESRPLSYFNPVEYKPLWGPQAHLETTKMKALEYIARLYRKLTQFXPEQYTEVVEDXRSEAMAMFFFCTV, encoded by the exons ATGGAACCTCAGGGTGCCAGCGCTTACCAGGCTGCTTGGATCGCGAACAACCTCGAAGTCCTGATCGACGAGCAGTTTCGACATTTGGGGGCGCTTAAGGTACACGACCCTCCAGAAGACTAGCCGATTGCTTTGGTGAATTTCACGCAAATGAAAAGCCAAATCTAGGGGTCTATCCAGCAGACGGACATGATGG TCCTCAAAGAATACTCAgatcaattccctgagatcctcAGACGAGCCTCAGTCCACCTGGATTGAGTCTTTGG CCTTGATCTCCAAGCCCACACCTAGAAGCTGATGAGCAAACAAGGTCCTCAGATCATCAATCTAATGGCAGAGTCCCTGGTTATGCCTAAGGAAGATCTCCTGGCACTTGTCCTAGGCCACTTCCTCCTGAAAGGCAACCTGGCAAGAAACGCCTCCACTTGCGACCTGCTGCTAAAGGCTGATGTGTTGGATGAGCCCCAGAGGATCAACGACCTCTTTGGGAACACAAGGAACCTCCTTCCTACTGATTTTTTGTGCACGCAGTTCTTGGAGTACTGGCCTGTGCATGAAACTAATCCCCTTGAATCTCAATTCTTATGGGGTTCTAGAGGCCTCAAGGAAATCACAAAGATGGGAACCCTGAAGTTTGTGGCAGAGGCCCATTATGGAGAACCCTGGAACTGGCCAGAGGCATATAGCAGGGGCCTGGAGACTGACAAGGTCAAAGAAATAAGCCAGG ATGGCTTAGAGTTCTGGTCAGAGGACATTATGAATGATAAGGCAAATGATATGGTCCAGTTGTCCATTAATGCCACTGAGGAGCTGCATCCTATACATTAGAATGAGCTATTGGCTTACACTGGCAAAGAATTTGAGGACATGTTCCTGAATATCCTCATTAGAGCTGCTCTAATCCACAGCCTGTTCTATGGGTTCTCTCTGATTGAGGTTGATATCAGTGAGCACATCTATTTTTTTGTCCAACAACCAGaatgagaagaagagaaagtgatgCTAGAAAACCTGGGCATACCCACAAAAGAATTTGTGATGTTGACCCTGGGTTTAATCTTTCTAATGGGCTACCGTGTTAAAGAAGTCAATATCTGGAACTTGCTTCAGAGATTTGGAGTAGATGTAGGGAGAAAACATGCCATCACATGTAAGCTTATGAGGCAACATTACCTGGAAAGCAGGCCACTGTCCTACTTTAATCCAGTTGAATATAAGCCTCTGTGGGGTCCTCAAGCTCATCTTGAAACCACCAAAATGAAAGCCTTGGAGTACATAGCTAGGCTCTACAGAAAGCTAACacagttctagccagagcaatacACTGAGGTTGTTGAAG GAAGGTCTGAGGCAATGGCTATGTTCTTCTTTTGTACAGTGTGA